GATCGCGCCTTGGCTCGCCGATCGATGAGCCCGTAGCAGGAAGTTCGCGTCATACCGCTTGCTTGGATTGTCTCAGAGCGATTCGTCCTCCAGCGTCTGCGAAATAGTGCTTCCAATCTCTCTTCGCAGCCTAGTAAATCAGCTGATTTTCTTTGCCGTTGGCTTCGTATTGCAAGCTATATATTGTCACGCGAAAGCGAAGGTATTCGCTGGCTTAAAAGGCTAGTTACGATTCCATTCGAGCATGGAATTCGTATCAGGACCGCGTTTCGCGCTGAAATCTTACGGAATTGGAGCTGCCCAATCCCTACAATCGCGCCAGGGCTTGGCAGTGCCGATCTTACCACGGTCTTAATGAAGGGGCACCAGTCCAATGGCATCTGACGAAGCTGCTAATAAAATCAATTACGAAGTCCTCGGCGAAGCGATGCAATTGCTCGAAGTGGAACTCGACCCCGGCAAGACGATCATCGCGGAAGCAGGCACGATGTGCTACATGGAGGAAGACATCCAGTTTGAAGCCAAGATGGGAGACGGCTCGAAAGCCAACCAAGGATTTTTTGGCAGCCTGATGCAAGCTGGCGGACGAATGCTAACCGGCGAATCGATCTTCATTACCCACTTCACCAATCATGGTGGCAGCAAGAAGCGAGTGGCCTTTGCGGCTCCTTTCCCAGGCAAGATCATTCCGCTCGATCTTACCACGGTCAACGGACGGATCATCTGCCAGAAAGATTCGTTCCTGTGTGCCTCACACGGCACCCGCTTGTCGGTGGCGTTTAGTAAGCGACTAGGGGCTGGTTTCTTCGGGGGCAATGGGTTCATCATGCAGCGGGTGGAAGGTGACGGCATGGCCTTCATGCACGCTTGCGGTACGATCATCAAACGAGAACTGCGAGGCGAAACCTTGCGTGTTGAAGCTGGCTGCCTGGTC
The sequence above is drawn from the Bremerella cremea genome and encodes:
- a CDS encoding TIGR00266 family protein, with the translated sequence MASDEAANKINYEVLGEAMQLLEVELDPGKTIIAEAGTMCYMEEDIQFEAKMGDGSKANQGFFGSLMQAGGRMLTGESIFITHFTNHGGSKKRVAFAAPFPGKIIPLDLTTVNGRIICQKDSFLCASHGTRLSVAFSKRLGAGFFGGNGFIMQRVEGDGMAFMHACGTIIKRELRGETLRVEAGCLVGFTDGIDFDIQRAGNLKSMVFGGEGLFLASLQGEGTVYMQSLPFNRMAERIVQHAPGKG